The following are encoded together in the Magnetospirillum gryphiswaldense MSR-1 v2 genome:
- a CDS encoding pentapeptide repeat-containing protein has product MRHPTMLHSGDIDWKTVRVLLFSRDDGFRFLVRQTFRKLNVREILSTSVSADATPMMGQGPDIALLDPEGDLDMAQAFLQRVRAADADMPVLLIGANTDKEMLARFLPLGLEGVVPRRVSGHELTHRVSDAMKNPTRMPVPAIKPVAALDRPVTPPPPPVPTVMAGPAARVAAPAQPRPVAEPKQAPPPRPSAYVPPQPQAARIGGRLDDDDILVTQAVAKRDYALVDDADDEARRLAEKRKKRWLEELAREGKKPKKGKDVATLDVTAIVAAHALWLHSKGAEGQRAVFNKMDLGGADLSGAILANASFREADLSDAFMAESRLDGADFRYAVLGAAQLGGANLGVAQLRHADMRLANLEGAQLRGADLSGARLSGAKLSGADFAGATLMGCDLSQADLSKVENLTQSQVEKTLCSLETRLPPGLSRPVKDS; this is encoded by the coding sequence ATGCGTCACCCCACCATGCTCCATAGCGGCGATATCGACTGGAAGACCGTGCGCGTGCTGTTGTTCAGCCGCGACGACGGGTTTCGGTTCCTGGTGCGCCAGACCTTCCGCAAGTTGAACGTGCGCGAGATACTGTCCACCAGTGTCTCCGCCGACGCCACGCCGATGATGGGGCAGGGGCCGGACATCGCCCTGTTGGACCCCGAAGGCGATCTGGATATGGCGCAAGCCTTCCTGCAACGGGTGCGCGCCGCCGATGCCGACATGCCGGTCTTGCTGATCGGGGCCAATACCGACAAGGAGATGCTGGCCCGCTTCCTGCCCCTGGGGCTGGAAGGGGTGGTGCCCAGGCGGGTGTCGGGGCATGAACTGACCCACCGGGTCAGCGACGCCATGAAGAATCCCACACGCATGCCGGTGCCGGCGATCAAGCCGGTGGCCGCCCTGGACCGACCGGTGACCCCGCCGCCGCCGCCGGTTCCAACGGTGATGGCGGGACCGGCGGCCAGGGTCGCCGCCCCGGCCCAGCCACGCCCGGTCGCCGAACCCAAACAAGCACCGCCGCCACGTCCGTCCGCTTACGTGCCGCCGCAACCACAGGCGGCCAGGATCGGCGGTCGTCTCGACGATGACGACATCCTGGTAACGCAAGCCGTGGCCAAGCGCGATTACGCCCTGGTCGACGATGCCGACGACGAAGCCCGAAGACTGGCGGAAAAGCGCAAGAAACGCTGGCTGGAAGAGTTGGCGCGCGAAGGCAAGAAGCCGAAAAAAGGCAAGGATGTCGCCACCCTCGACGTGACCGCCATCGTTGCCGCCCATGCCTTGTGGCTGCACTCCAAAGGGGCCGAGGGTCAACGGGCGGTGTTCAACAAGATGGATCTGGGCGGAGCCGATCTGTCGGGGGCCATCCTGGCCAATGCCTCCTTCCGCGAGGCCGACCTGTCCGACGCCTTCATGGCCGAATCACGGTTGGACGGTGCCGATTTCCGCTATGCCGTGCTGGGTGCCGCGCAATTGGGCGGCGCCAATCTGGGGGTGGCGCAACTGCGCCATGCCGATATGCGCCTCGCCAATCTGGAAGGGGCGCAATTGCGTGGCGCCGACCTGTCCGGGGCCCGCCTGTCCGGGGCCAAGTTGTCCGGCGCCGATTTCGCCGGTGCCACCTTGATGGGGTGCGACCTGTCCCAGGCTGACCTGTCCAAGGTGGAAAACCTGACCCAGAGCCAGGTGGAAAAAACCCTGTGCTCGCTGGAAACTCGTTTACCACCCGGCCTGTCGCGCCCGGTCAAGGATAGTTGA
- a CDS encoding aminopeptidase P family protein, giving the protein MNMAPEEMIAGPAGPERIQALRAELAARGLTGFIIPRADEHQGEYVPASAQRLAWLTGFTGSAGMAVVLADRAAIFVDGRYTLQVEHEVDKASFEIRHMVDQPMTRWLDEALNRGDRLGFDPWLHTADQAEALRLVCERTGAELVGCDTNPLDAVWRDRPPPPCRPVVAQPLAFAGRNSAEKRLALSDSLRAERLDGAVLSDPASVAWLLNIRGDDVAYVPLPLSFALVQADGTVDLFMEPAKTDDALVAHLGDGMRLMRPADFLPCLGRTRGRIRVDKSTVPAAVVQALRDSGASVDMGLDPCALAKACKNPVELAGSRAAHLRDGVAMVRFLAWLDGQDEMDEVQAAERLYAFRARGDRFRGLSFPTIAGAGPNGAIVHYRSSPATNRRLLPGQLFLLDSGAQYQDGTTDVTRTIAVGTPSAEQRTRFTLVLKGHIAIATAIFPEGTTGSQLDVLARQALWRHGLDYDHGTGHGVGSYLSVHEGPQRISKVGTGAVPLRAGMIVSNEPGYYKTGAYGIRIEALVAVEERPVPTGGERPLLGFETLTLVPIDRRLMDVALLDTTEQAWIDTYHARVYDDIAPLVEDDVRAWLQWATAPIC; this is encoded by the coding sequence ATGAATATGGCCCCCGAAGAGATGATCGCCGGTCCGGCAGGGCCGGAGCGTATTCAGGCGCTTCGGGCCGAACTGGCAGCGCGCGGGCTGACCGGTTTCATCATTCCACGCGCCGACGAGCACCAGGGGGAATACGTGCCGGCCTCGGCCCAGCGTCTGGCCTGGCTGACCGGCTTCACCGGTTCTGCCGGCATGGCGGTGGTGCTGGCGGACCGTGCCGCCATTTTCGTCGACGGCCGCTATACCTTGCAGGTGGAGCACGAGGTCGACAAAGCCTCGTTTGAAATCCGCCACATGGTCGATCAGCCCATGACCCGATGGCTGGACGAGGCGCTGAATCGGGGCGACCGTCTGGGCTTTGATCCCTGGCTGCACACCGCCGATCAGGCCGAGGCGCTGCGTCTGGTGTGCGAGCGCACCGGGGCTGAGTTGGTGGGCTGCGACACCAATCCACTGGACGCGGTATGGCGCGACCGTCCGCCGCCGCCGTGCCGCCCGGTGGTGGCGCAACCGCTGGCTTTCGCCGGACGGAATTCGGCGGAAAAGCGGTTGGCGCTGTCCGATTCGCTGCGGGCCGAGCGGCTGGACGGGGCAGTTCTGTCCGACCCGGCCTCGGTCGCCTGGCTGTTGAACATTCGCGGTGACGACGTCGCTTATGTGCCGCTGCCCCTGTCGTTCGCTCTTGTCCAGGCCGACGGTACGGTCGATCTGTTCATGGAACCGGCCAAGACCGATGATGCGCTGGTCGCCCATTTGGGCGACGGGATGCGACTGATGCGACCGGCGGATTTCCTGCCGTGTCTGGGGCGGACGCGGGGACGTATCCGCGTTGATAAATCAACGGTGCCGGCGGCGGTCGTACAGGCATTGCGGGACAGCGGCGCCAGTGTCGACATGGGCCTTGACCCCTGCGCCTTGGCCAAGGCCTGCAAGAATCCGGTGGAACTGGCCGGCAGCCGTGCCGCCCATCTGCGCGACGGTGTCGCCATGGTGCGCTTTCTCGCCTGGCTCGATGGCCAGGACGAAATGGATGAAGTGCAGGCCGCCGAGCGCCTGTACGCGTTTCGCGCTCGGGGCGACCGGTTTCGCGGCCTATCGTTTCCCACTATCGCCGGGGCCGGCCCCAATGGGGCCATCGTTCACTATCGCTCCTCCCCGGCCACCAACCGCCGATTGCTGCCCGGCCAGTTGTTCCTGCTGGATTCCGGTGCCCAGTATCAGGATGGCACCACCGATGTCACCCGCACCATCGCCGTGGGTACGCCATCGGCCGAGCAGCGAACCCGCTTCACCCTGGTGCTGAAAGGGCACATCGCCATCGCCACCGCCATTTTCCCCGAAGGCACCACCGGCAGCCAATTGGACGTGCTGGCCCGCCAGGCCTTGTGGCGCCATGGCCTGGATTACGACCACGGCACCGGCCACGGCGTCGGCTCGTATCTGTCGGTGCATGAAGGGCCGCAGCGTATTTCCAAGGTGGGAACCGGGGCGGTGCCGCTGCGCGCCGGCATGATCGTGTCGAACGAGCCCGGTTATTACAAGACCGGCGCCTACGGCATCCGCATCGAAGCCCTGGTGGCGGTAGAGGAGCGCCCGGTGCCGACGGGCGGCGAACGCCCGTTGCTGGGCTTCGAGACCTTGACCCTGGTCCCCATCGATCGTCGTCTCATGGATGTGGCGTTGCTGGATACGACCGAACAGGCCTGGATCGATACCTATCACGCCCGCGTGTATGACGACATCGCCCCCTTGGTCGAGGACGACGTGCGGGCATGGTTGCAATGGGCGACAGCACCGATCTGCTAG
- a CDS encoding hydantoinase B/oxoprolinase family protein has product MGGWQFWIDRGGTFTDIVARDPEGTLSTLKLLSENPGHYADAAIAGIRRLLGVADGETIPADRVAAVKMGTTVATNALLERKGEPTALVITKGFADALRIGQQNRPDLFARAIRLPEMLYSRILEVDERVSAQGQVLRPLDEAGALAGLSALHEAGFRSVAIVLLHGYRFTDHERLLGRMARDIGFTQISLSHEASPLMKLVGRGDTTVADAYLSPILRRYVDRVASELECSRLMFMQSSGGLANAQRFQGKDAILSGPAGGVVGGVVTSAEAGFDRLIGFDMGGTSTDVWHYDGAYERSFDTMVAGIRVRAPIMDIHTVAAGGGSILSYDGTRCRVGPHSAGADPGPACYRKGGPLTVTDCNVLLGKIQPDHFPHVFGSGGNQPLDVQAVRDGFARLAARMGCGPEQVAEGFLAIAVANMANAVKQVSVARGHDVGRHALACFGGAGGQHACLVADALAMDHVVLHPLAGVLSAYGMGLADLRVLKEKALEIGLDEAAMPTLNRAMADIEAMARCELERQGIERLDMSASRSVKIKYQGSDTALEVAFGDLDGLRQDFAAAHRARFGFDQPGRALVAESVSIEVAGGGEPAALPDLPTAIGPAPVGESVRLYSQGRWCEAGVYQRHDLRPGHRIDGPAVIVESTATTVVEPGWQGHIRPQGHLVLHRVAPRPQAFAAGTRADPVMLEIFNNLFMSVAEQMGAVLANTAHSVNIKERLDFSCAVFDADGGLVANAPHIPVHLGSMGDSVRTILRARGASMRAGDAFVLNSPYNGGTHLPDITVITPVFVDGQPLFFVASRGHHADIGGITPGSMPPNSTSIHDEGVLIDDFVLVEQGRFRQVEIEDLLRSGPHPARNIAQNIADLQAQLAANEKGTTELVRLCRQYGTDTVRAYMGHVQANAEEAVRGAVASLHDGGFQVEMDDGAIIRVAITIDRTTRSARIDFTGTSPQRRGNANAPKSITMAAVLYVFRSIVDDSIPLNQGCLKPLDIIIPEGSLLAPLPPAAVVAGNVETSQALVDCLMAALGVMAASQGTMNNLTFGDDARQYYETICGGAGAGPGFDGASAVQTHMTNSRLTDPEVLEWRFPVLVDGFAIRRGSGGAGQWHGGDGVVRRLKFLEPMSAAILSNRRRIAPFGLQGGGDGQRGLNRVERADGSVEDLPGTAQIQVEAGDVLVVETPGGGGFNPLPVKKSLASLSVLFPVDLKGEK; this is encoded by the coding sequence ATGGGCGGCTGGCAATTCTGGATCGACCGCGGCGGCACGTTCACCGACATCGTCGCCCGTGATCCCGAAGGCACGCTGTCGACGCTGAAACTGTTGTCGGAAAATCCAGGCCATTATGCCGACGCCGCCATCGCCGGCATCCGCCGCCTGTTGGGGGTGGCGGACGGCGAGACCATTCCGGCCGACCGGGTGGCGGCGGTGAAGATGGGCACCACGGTGGCCACCAACGCTTTGTTGGAGCGCAAGGGCGAGCCCACCGCCCTGGTCATCACCAAGGGCTTTGCCGATGCTCTGCGCATCGGCCAGCAGAACCGCCCTGATCTGTTCGCCCGCGCCATCCGTTTGCCCGAGATGCTGTACAGCCGCATCCTTGAGGTGGACGAACGGGTGAGCGCGCAAGGTCAGGTGCTCCGCCCGCTGGACGAGGCGGGCGCCCTGGCCGGCCTGAGCGCCCTGCATGAAGCTGGCTTTCGCTCGGTCGCCATCGTGTTGTTGCACGGCTATCGCTTCACCGACCATGAACGGCTGCTAGGCCGCATGGCCCGCGATATCGGCTTCACCCAGATCAGCCTGTCGCACGAGGCCAGCCCGTTGATGAAGCTGGTCGGGCGTGGCGACACCACCGTCGCCGATGCCTATCTGTCGCCGATCCTGCGCCGCTATGTCGACCGGGTGGCTTCAGAACTGGAATGCAGCCGGTTGATGTTCATGCAAAGCTCGGGCGGGCTGGCCAATGCCCAGCGCTTCCAGGGCAAGGATGCCATCTTGTCGGGGCCGGCGGGCGGTGTGGTCGGCGGCGTCGTCACCAGCGCCGAGGCCGGCTTCGACCGCCTGATCGGCTTCGACATGGGCGGTACCTCCACCGATGTCTGGCATTATGACGGCGCCTATGAACGCAGTTTCGACACCATGGTCGCCGGTATCCGGGTGCGGGCGCCGATCATGGACATCCACACCGTTGCCGCCGGTGGCGGCTCGATCCTGAGCTATGACGGCACCCGTTGCCGTGTCGGCCCCCATTCCGCCGGCGCCGATCCCGGCCCCGCCTGTTATCGTAAGGGCGGGCCACTGACCGTCACCGATTGCAACGTGCTGCTGGGCAAGATCCAGCCCGACCACTTCCCCCATGTCTTCGGCTCTGGCGGCAACCAGCCCTTGGATGTGCAGGCGGTGCGAGACGGTTTTGCCCGTCTTGCCGCCCGCATGGGCTGCGGTCCCGAACAGGTGGCCGAAGGTTTCCTGGCCATCGCCGTCGCCAACATGGCCAATGCGGTCAAGCAGGTCAGCGTGGCGCGCGGCCACGATGTCGGTCGCCATGCCCTGGCCTGTTTCGGCGGTGCCGGCGGCCAGCACGCCTGTCTGGTCGCCGATGCGCTGGCCATGGACCATGTCGTCCTGCACCCGCTGGCCGGGGTGCTGTCGGCCTATGGCATGGGGTTGGCCGATCTGCGGGTGCTGAAGGAAAAGGCGCTGGAAATCGGCTTGGACGAGGCGGCCATGCCGACGCTCAACCGGGCCATGGCCGACATCGAGGCCATGGCCCGCTGCGAGTTGGAACGCCAAGGAATCGAGCGCCTGGACATGAGCGCCAGCCGCAGCGTCAAGATCAAATACCAAGGCTCGGATACCGCCCTTGAGGTCGCCTTCGGCGATCTGGACGGCTTGCGGCAAGACTTTGCCGCCGCCCATCGCGCCCGCTTCGGCTTTGATCAACCGGGCCGGGCCCTGGTGGCGGAATCGGTATCCATCGAAGTGGCCGGCGGCGGCGAACCTGCGGCCCTGCCCGATCTGCCCACCGCCATCGGCCCCGCCCCGGTTGGGGAAAGCGTGCGTCTGTACAGCCAAGGCCGATGGTGCGAGGCCGGCGTCTACCAACGCCACGACCTGCGCCCCGGTCACCGGATCGACGGCCCGGCCGTCATCGTCGAGAGCACCGCCACCACGGTGGTGGAACCGGGCTGGCAGGGCCATATCCGGCCCCAGGGCCATCTGGTGCTGCACCGGGTGGCGCCGCGCCCGCAAGCTTTTGCTGCCGGTACTCGCGCCGACCCGGTGATGCTGGAAATCTTCAACAACCTGTTCATGAGCGTGGCCGAGCAGATGGGGGCGGTGCTGGCCAACACCGCGCACTCGGTCAATATCAAAGAGCGGCTGGATTTTTCTTGCGCCGTTTTCGACGCGGATGGCGGGCTGGTGGCCAATGCGCCGCATATCCCGGTGCATCTGGGCTCCATGGGTGATTCGGTGCGCACCATCTTGCGCGCGCGCGGCGCCAGCATGCGGGCCGGCGATGCCTTCGTCCTCAATTCCCCCTATAACGGCGGCACCCACCTGCCCGATATCACCGTCATCACGCCGGTCTTCGTCGACGGCCAGCCTTTGTTCTTCGTCGCCTCGCGCGGGCATCACGCCGATATCGGCGGCATCACGCCGGGCTCCATGCCGCCCAATTCCACCTCCATCCATGACGAAGGCGTGCTGATCGACGATTTCGTCCTGGTCGAGCAAGGCCGCTTCCGCCAAGTGGAAATCGAGGATTTGCTGCGCTCGGGTCCGCATCCGGCCCGCAACATTGCCCAGAACATCGCCGATCTCCAGGCTCAGCTTGCCGCCAACGAAAAGGGGACGACCGAACTGGTCCGCCTGTGCCGCCAATACGGTACCGACACCGTGCGCGCCTATATGGGCCATGTGCAGGCCAATGCGGAAGAGGCGGTGCGCGGCGCCGTCGCCAGCTTGCACGACGGCGGTTTCCAGGTGGAAATGGACGATGGCGCCATCATCCGCGTCGCCATCACCATCGACCGGACGACGCGCTCGGCCCGCATCGACTTCACCGGCACCAGTCCCCAGCGCCGCGGTAATGCCAACGCCCCCAAATCCATCACCATGGCGGCGGTGCTTTACGTGTTCCGCTCGATCGTTGACGATTCCATTCCGCTCAACCAGGGCTGCCTGAAGCCCCTGGACATCATCATTCCCGAAGGCTCGCTGCTGGCACCCTTGCCGCCGGCGGCGGTGGTCGCCGGCAACGTGGAAACCAGTCAGGCCCTGGTCGATTGCCTGATGGCGGCGTTGGGGGTGATGGCGGCCAGCCAGGGCACCATGAACAACCTGACCTTTGGCGACGATGCCCGCCAATATTATGAAACCATCTGCGGCGGTGCCGGTGCCGGTCCGGGCTTTGACGGGGCCAGCGCGGTGCAGACCCACATGACCAATTCACGCCTAACCGACCCCGAGGTGCTGGAATGGCGCTTCCCGGTTCTGGTGGACGGCTTCGCCATCCGCCGTGGTTCGGGCGGGGCGGGGCAATGGCACGGCGGTGACGGCGTGGTCCGGCGGCTGAAATTCCTGGAACCGATGAGTGCCGCCATCCTGTCCAACCGCCGCCGCATTGCCCCCTTCGGCCTGCAGGGCGGCGGCGACGGCCAGCGCGGGCTCAACCGGGTGGAGCGGGCGGACGGGTCGGTGGAAGACCTGCCCGGCACGGCTCAAATCCAGGTCGAGGCCGGCGACGTGCTGGTGGTGGAAACCCCTGGCGGCGGCGGGTTCAATCCGTTACCCGTGAAAAAGTCCCTCGCTTCGCTCAGTGTACTTTTTCCCGTTGATTTAAAAGGAGAAAAATAG
- a CDS encoding sensor histidine kinase, producing the protein MAPVDALRLRRVIVTYAILAMVTVGIVVAILAITPLALRLREDALAALRHELTLKVMAGGEVVARAVNLAQQVTSRTVIRQKLESYNQGETGLDELRTFTADKLGDALNLSPDLLGIIRFAADGEKVAVLGKVAGAENMRPLTAARLHLSLAQGGDGPVLVVAAPIMGRGGVLVGTDLVVVSGQSLHAVVDEVRALRGRTKAALVDPTASTRVILTSHDDFALDTAGTGLVGLALERGQVQMEEHDGVVLAAAALPGTRWVLLLRLPAGEATAAVDTLLLWVMVAAGIVIALGVWGLRWLLQPLTGAFIVHSADMTRQIAELRQAQSELAAKSHDLALSNAELQEYAYAASHDLQEPVRTIIGFAQLLERRYRGQMGPEADEFIAFIVEGAERMRRQINDLLSYARLGRGEPVQEIVDMDKVAAEAVQALAAAIASSGAMVEIEPLPMVKGGRDALSRLLQNLMANGLKFTKPGEVAHIRVSAMEGSDPNWAEFIVRDHGIGIAPEYHDRIFRMFERLHPRGQYEGSGIGLAICRKVVEMHGGRIWVESQLGEGTAFHFLLPKA; encoded by the coding sequence GTGGCACCAGTGGACGCCTTGCGTCTGCGACGGGTGATTGTGACCTATGCCATCCTGGCCATGGTCACCGTCGGTATCGTCGTCGCCATTCTGGCCATCACGCCTTTGGCCTTGCGCCTGCGGGAAGACGCGCTGGCGGCGTTGCGGCACGAACTGACGCTCAAGGTCATGGCCGGCGGCGAGGTGGTGGCGCGGGCGGTCAATCTGGCGCAGCAGGTGACCAGTCGCACGGTGATCCGGCAGAAGCTGGAAAGCTATAACCAGGGCGAAACCGGCCTGGACGAATTGCGGACCTTCACCGCCGACAAGCTGGGCGATGCCCTGAACCTGTCCCCCGATCTGCTGGGTATCATCCGTTTCGCCGCCGACGGCGAGAAAGTGGCGGTGTTGGGCAAGGTCGCGGGGGCGGAAAACATGAGGCCGCTGACGGCGGCACGCTTGCATCTTTCCCTGGCCCAAGGGGGCGACGGCCCGGTCCTGGTGGTGGCGGCGCCCATCATGGGACGCGGCGGCGTGCTGGTCGGGACCGATCTGGTGGTGGTGTCCGGCCAATCCCTGCATGCGGTGGTGGACGAAGTGCGGGCCTTGCGCGGACGCACCAAGGCGGCGCTGGTCGATCCGACGGCGTCCACACGGGTGATCCTGACGTCCCATGATGATTTTGCCCTGGATACCGCCGGGACAGGTCTGGTCGGTCTGGCCCTGGAGCGCGGGCAGGTGCAGATGGAGGAACACGACGGTGTGGTCCTGGCCGCCGCAGCCTTGCCCGGTACCCGTTGGGTGCTGCTGCTGCGGTTGCCGGCGGGGGAAGCCACCGCGGCGGTGGACACCTTGCTGCTGTGGGTGATGGTCGCCGCCGGAATCGTCATCGCCTTGGGGGTGTGGGGGTTGCGCTGGCTGTTGCAGCCCTTGACCGGCGCCTTCATCGTCCATTCCGCCGATATGACCCGGCAGATCGCCGAATTGCGGCAGGCACAAAGCGAATTGGCGGCGAAAAGCCACGATCTGGCCCTGTCCAACGCCGAATTGCAGGAATACGCCTATGCGGCGTCGCACGATTTGCAAGAACCGGTGCGCACCATCATCGGCTTCGCCCAGTTGCTGGAGCGGCGCTATCGCGGCCAGATGGGGCCGGAAGCCGACGAGTTCATCGCCTTTATCGTCGAGGGGGCGGAACGCATGCGCCGCCAGATCAACGATCTGTTGTCCTATGCCCGCCTGGGCCGGGGCGAGCCGGTGCAGGAAATCGTCGACATGGACAAGGTGGCAGCCGAGGCGGTTCAGGCCTTGGCGGCGGCTATCGCCAGCAGCGGCGCAATGGTCGAGATCGAGCCTTTGCCCATGGTCAAGGGTGGGCGCGATGCTCTGTCCCGCTTATTGCAAAACCTGATGGCCAATGGCCTGAAATTCACCAAGCCCGGTGAGGTGGCGCATATCCGGGTCAGCGCCATGGAGGGCAGCGATCCCAACTGGGCCGAATTTATCGTCCGGGATCACGGTATCGGCATTGCCCCCGAATATCACGATCGTATTTTCCGTATGTTCGAGCGCCTACACCCACGCGGCCAATACGAAGGCAGCGGTATCGGGCTGGCCATTTGCCGCAAGGTGGTGGAAATGCATGGCGGGCGCATCTGGGTCGAGTCACAATTGGGCGAAGGCACCGCCTTCCACTTCCTGCTGCCCAAGGCCTAG
- a CDS encoding methyl-accepting chemotaxis protein: MSKLLHSLTIAVRLWVIVGLTMVGFGIAFLTEISQLSTDTMQARQAKVRSVIEAASGVVANFSALADKGEMTREQAQAAAIGAIKAMRYDGTEYVWINSLDGLMVMHPTNPKLDGKELFGLKDPTGKLFFKEMVDVVRAKGEGVVEYMWPKPGSETPVPKVSYVKGVPGWNWLIGSGVYVDDVALAVRDRAIARGVQTAIGIVLLIAAVVLIARSISNPLKRLTATMNELTHGRLDVTIPDLDKGAEIGAMAHSIQVFKENAQSMRRMEEERAETERRTEDERRAMRLKMASDFETSVKHVVNMVGQSAQALKGTAQAMSDNAEDTAEKSQAVAAAAEQATSNVQTVAVATEELSASIQEISGQVHRSASIAQNAVEAAQRTNDIVRGLSEAAGRIGQVVGMINTIASQTNLLALNATIEAARAGDAGKGFAVVAGEVKNLANQTAKATEEIVSQVQAVQVATGDAVKAIGEIGHVIAEINEISGSIAAAIEQQGAATQEISRNTQQAAQGTQHVSDNVVGVRQGAGETGRSAGNLLDQAQNLSDEAGQLTCAVDRFLSEVRAA; encoded by the coding sequence ATGTCTAAATTGCTTCATTCCCTCACCATCGCGGTCCGGCTGTGGGTGATCGTTGGGCTGACCATGGTCGGTTTCGGTATCGCCTTCCTCACCGAGATCAGCCAGCTTTCCACTGACACCATGCAGGCGCGTCAGGCCAAGGTGCGCAGCGTCATCGAAGCGGCTAGCGGCGTGGTGGCCAATTTCTCCGCGCTGGCGGATAAGGGGGAGATGACCCGCGAGCAGGCGCAGGCGGCGGCAATCGGCGCCATCAAGGCAATGCGTTACGACGGCACCGAATATGTGTGGATCAACAGTCTGGACGGTTTGATGGTCATGCATCCGACCAATCCCAAGCTGGACGGTAAGGAGCTGTTCGGCCTCAAGGATCCCACCGGCAAGCTGTTCTTCAAGGAGATGGTCGACGTGGTTCGCGCCAAGGGCGAAGGCGTGGTCGAGTACATGTGGCCCAAACCCGGTTCCGAAACCCCGGTGCCCAAGGTTTCCTACGTCAAGGGGGTGCCCGGCTGGAACTGGCTGATCGGCTCGGGCGTCTATGTGGACGACGTCGCCCTGGCGGTGCGTGATCGCGCCATCGCGCGCGGCGTGCAGACCGCCATCGGCATCGTGCTGCTGATTGCGGCGGTGGTGCTGATCGCCCGCTCCATCAGCAATCCGCTGAAGCGGCTGACCGCCACCATGAACGAACTGACCCATGGCCGCCTCGACGTCACCATTCCCGATCTGGACAAAGGGGCGGAAATCGGCGCCATGGCCCATTCCATCCAGGTGTTCAAGGAAAACGCCCAATCCATGCGCCGCATGGAAGAGGAACGGGCCGAGACCGAGCGCCGGACCGAGGACGAGCGTCGGGCCATGCGCTTGAAGATGGCCAGCGATTTCGAGACCTCGGTCAAACATGTGGTCAACATGGTCGGCCAATCGGCCCAGGCGCTGAAAGGCACGGCCCAGGCCATGAGCGACAATGCCGAGGACACCGCGGAGAAGTCGCAGGCGGTGGCCGCCGCCGCCGAGCAGGCCACCTCCAACGTGCAGACCGTCGCCGTCGCCACCGAGGAATTGTCGGCCTCGATCCAGGAAATTTCCGGTCAGGTGCATCGTTCCGCCTCCATCGCGCAAAATGCGGTGGAAGCGGCCCAGCGCACCAACGACATCGTCCGCGGCCTGTCGGAAGCCGCCGGTCGCATCGGTCAGGTGGTCGGCATGATCAACACCATCGCCAGCCAGACCAATCTGTTGGCCTTGAACGCCACCATCGAGGCGGCACGGGCCGGTGACGCCGGTAAAGGCTTCGCCGTGGTGGCCGGCGAGGTCAAAAATCTGGCCAACCAGACCGCCAAGGCGACCGAGGAAATCGTCTCGCAGGTGCAGGCGGTGCAGGTGGCCACCGGCGACGCCGTCAAGGCCATCGGTGAAATCGGCCATGTGATCGCCGAGATCAACGAAATTTCCGGTTCCATCGCCGCCGCCATCGAGCAACAGGGTGCCGCCACCCAGGAAATCTCGCGCAATACCCAGCAGGCGGCCCAAGGCACCCAACACGTGTCCGACAATGTGGTCGGCGTTCGCCAGGGGGCCGGCGAAACCGGTCGCTCGGCCGGCAATCTGCTGGATCAGGCGCAAAACCTGTCGGATGAAGCCGGCCAGTTGACCTGCGCCGTCGACCGCTTCCTGTCGGAGGTGCGGGCGGCCTAA
- a CDS encoding prolyl-tRNA synthetase associated domain-containing protein: MPASPDDLFACFDRLEIAVTTHHHAPAFTVEQGNEVWGDIPGIHCKNLFLKDGKGRLWLVVAPAHVRVDLKSLPKRIGAARLSFGSGELLEQVLGVEPGSVTPFALINDCERRVTPVLDAWMMAQPLLNYHPLRNHMTTTITSDGLRRFLTHTGHAAEVVNLQENA, translated from the coding sequence GTGCCCGCCAGCCCTGACGATCTGTTCGCCTGCTTCGACCGCCTGGAAATCGCGGTCACCACCCACCATCACGCCCCCGCCTTCACCGTCGAGCAGGGCAACGAGGTCTGGGGCGACATTCCCGGCATCCATTGCAAGAACCTGTTCTTGAAGGACGGCAAGGGCAGATTGTGGCTGGTGGTCGCCCCCGCCCATGTGCGCGTCGATCTGAAAAGCCTGCCCAAGCGCATCGGCGCCGCCCGGCTGTCCTTCGGTTCCGGCGAATTGCTGGAGCAGGTGCTGGGGGTGGAACCCGGTTCGGTGACGCCGTTCGCCCTGATCAACGATTGCGAGCGCCGCGTCACCCCGGTTCTGGATGCCTGGATGATGGCCCAGCCGCTTTTGAATTATCACCCCTTGCGTAACCATATGACCACCACCATCACCAGCGATGGCTTGCGCCGCTTCCTGACCCATACCGGGCACGCGGCCGAGGTGGTGAATTTGCAGGAGAACGCATGA